In the genome of Labeo rohita strain BAU-BD-2019 chromosome 2, IGBB_LRoh.1.0, whole genome shotgun sequence, the window TCCAGATTTGTGACGTTGCCAAATCAAAACAGAATATGGACCCTTAAAGTCACCAATAAATCAGCACGCAAACATAAAGACCAAGGTAGCATTTCTAATCTTCTACAATGGCTGTAAAAGTATTTTGCACACTTGAATATTGTCTGACCTTGTCTATGTGTCTCTACAGGCGCTCAGACGCCCCTAGTGATGGTCCACGGGTTTGGAGGGGGCGTTGGCCTCTGGATCCATAACCTGGACGCTTTAAGTCGTTCTCGACCTGTCTACGCATTTGACCTGCTGGGCTTTGGTCGCAGCTCTCGCCCATCGTTCCCGTCTGATGCTTCATTGGCTGAAGAGCAGTTTGTTACTTCCATAGAGCAGTGGAGACAATCAATGGGCCTGGAGCGCATGATCCTATTGGGCCACAGCTTGGGAGGTTATCTAGCAACATCCTATACAATCCAATATCCAGAAAGGTATCtaaaaaaagcttaaattataatacaataattgcaatattttataataatagttGCCATCTACTGAGCTATAGTTCATATAAAATCCATATGATTCGTCAGCACCGATAGCTTTGTGGCGTGCCAACATGTGGCGACTTGTGGCACAGTTGCGCTTtgggtgtcccgagtttgaattCCACCTCGTGGACCTGTCGCAATCCTGTCCCCCTTTCTCTCTCCCCCACTCACATCCTGTCATATCTACATTGTCTTttcaaaaatgccaaaaaaaacatgattttcgTTTATTAGAATGTTTACTGATCCTTTTAGAATtgccataaaatatttaaatgttcaatTTTATGTTATGCATTATCAAATTTGATTGAAATTATTTGTTCAAACTTTCAAACTTTTGGCAGTCCGATTAAATAATGtgtaaaaagatttaaaagatGTTATTGCAAATGTAAACCAAGATATAATaccaaaatataaatgcaaagcaaatcatacaaaaatttataaaaaataaaattgattaaaataaataatagtaataaaaacctttttttttttttttttttgacaaattgGCTGTGTTTGTTGGtttgaaataataaagaaaataaataaatataaataaaacaacacaaaaatcaGACTACgtgacatttatattaaagaaaCGTTGCACAAAcacactataaaataaaaattatatttaatcaaattaattttatagatttaaaaaaaaatggaaacactaaatatattgtttaaaatcaaGACAAAAAGTCTTGGACGTTTTTTTTGGTTGTCAGACTTGGTTGTCATTGTTAATGTAATGAAAACAaagtaattgtgtttttttgtccaCTAGAGTCAGTCACCTCATCCTGGTGGACGCGTGGGGTTTCCCTGAGCGAGCCCAGCCTCAGATACAGGGGTCAGAAGGTCAAGGGTCAGAGGTTAAAAGGGTCTCACCACCTCGCTGGGTAAAAGCTCTGGTATCAGTGTTCAGCCTCTTCAACCCGCTGGCCGTCATCAGAGCAGCCGGACCCTGGGGTGAGTATcagtaaatatatacagtattcaaaatgtaaatatatattaagaaccactgctctatactataataataataataaaaatacataacttaaaaataataaaatagtctgatttgtaattaaaattgagtgttgattgatttttattgcTTCTTCTGACTTCATCACTGTTCTCGTcacagtgcattatgggattgactTTATCATGAATCATACATGCAATTATGCCTTAGACTTAGGCGAAAATTGGGTATCTAATGCTACTTTCCTTTTTAATGGattaaaatgctgtctagggAGCTTACTAGGTTTTGGGATAAAAGCAAGTCAAGATTAGCTTGATGTTACTTCAGAATCTGTCATTCAGACATCATCACATTATGTGTTCATGCAGGTCCAGGGCTGGTGAACAGGTTTCGTCCCGACTTCAAGAGAAAATTTGAGGATCTGTTTGATGATGACACCATGACACAGTATATTTACCACTGTAACGCCCAGAACCCAAGGTACAGTCTTTCTACAGATGCATTCTTCTAAAGATGCAGAAGAAACtgtatttaaatctcttttctTCTCAGCGGTGAGGTGGGTTTCAAAGCGATGTCTGAGTCTCTCGGCTGGGCCAAGAGGCCGATGGTTCAGCGtgttcatttactgccaccGTCGATGCCCGTCAGCATGCTATACGGCGCGCTGTCCTGGGTGGACGCGTCCACTGGAAACAAAGTCATTCAGATCAGAGACAAAAGCCCCACTACTGTCACGGTGAGAAATGATTGCGTTTGCAAAACCAgatgctttttatatttaaagttgaGGTTAGAAATATATTaagattatataaaatatccacattttcTCTCTACAGCTGATCGAAGATGCTTCCCATAACGTGTACGCCGACCAGCCGGAAGAGTTCAACCGAGTGGTTGAGAATATCTGTAATACAGTAGACTAAATATGACGCACAATGGTTTGTGGGTGTGGGCATATCTATTTTTGAAAGAGGTCTGTCCCCAATTTGTGAAATCAGATTTATAGAAACATATGCTTCGTATTCTTATTTTACTATTTGTGGCCTTAAATGTGAAAAGGCTCTGTGATTGTACTGCAGGATTTAATGGAAACtggttgtatttgtattttctaaCCTATATTTTATTCAGATTCCTTTTCAATCATGCACTGAAAAAATCATACTACATGTTAAACCTGTGTCTTGAATGCACTGACAATGTTTGAACAGTCATATTGACTAAAATAAGATTCATTTAGCATTATAAACAATTGTCTGTTTTTATAATGTGCGTATCTCAATACATTGCTGTACCTTTAATAAGAGGTGTCTGCATTCGTTTCTCATTATAGACTCTTTATGAGTGAGTGTTGTCACGACACGTCATCAGTTGGccaaactcgcatattttgctgattactgctgttgaaaatggtcaattattgtcattgGCACTAATCGGTTGGACCAGGAAaaatatttggagtactatagactgacaAAAGTTAACAAAtgaaggagaagagtgcaaaaaactatctgaggaacaaaaggcgtttgtggttggccaagcTTAACCAGAATTTCCAGGGCACGAaacttgacaacattcatgtttgttcttatcatttccggtcacgTAAGTGAAATATCAGgctaatgttttaattaatactgcttgtacgtatctttaccaacCTATTAACtt includes:
- the abhd4 gene encoding (Lyso)-N-acylphosphatidylethanolamine lipase isoform X2, with the translated sequence MSLLKSAEAKILACIQNDVWSRFVTLPNQNRIWTLKVTNKSARKHKDQGAQTPLVMVHGFGGGVGLWIHNLDALSRSRPVYAFDLLGFGRSSRPSFPSDASLAEEQFVTSIEQWRQSMGLERMILLGHSLGGYLATSYTIQYPERVSHLILVDAWGFPERAQPQIQGSEGQGSEVKRVSPPRWVKALVSVFSLFNPLAVIRAAGPWGPGLVNRFRPDFKRKFEDLFDDDTMTQYIYHCNAQNPSGEVGFKAMSESLGWAKRPMVQRVHLLPPSMPVSMLYGALSWVDASTGNKVIQIRDKSPTTVTLIEDASHNVYADQPEEFNRVVENICNTVD
- the abhd4 gene encoding (Lyso)-N-acylphosphatidylethanolamine lipase isoform X1, with the protein product MSPANAAMQDETDTEQTSGNWSWWPSWRPTSMSLLKSAEAKILACIQNDVWSRFVTLPNQNRIWTLKVTNKSARKHKDQGAQTPLVMVHGFGGGVGLWIHNLDALSRSRPVYAFDLLGFGRSSRPSFPSDASLAEEQFVTSIEQWRQSMGLERMILLGHSLGGYLATSYTIQYPERVSHLILVDAWGFPERAQPQIQGSEGQGSEVKRVSPPRWVKALVSVFSLFNPLAVIRAAGPWGPGLVNRFRPDFKRKFEDLFDDDTMTQYIYHCNAQNPSGEVGFKAMSESLGWAKRPMVQRVHLLPPSMPVSMLYGALSWVDASTGNKVIQIRDKSPTTVTLIEDASHNVYADQPEEFNRVVENICNTVD